TAATTCCGCAAAAGCCTTAAATGATGTAAGCTTGTCCTCTTTAAAATCACGTATTGCTTTATATAAGCCTATCATACCCTCTTGAACAATATCTTCTCGATCTGCTCCAATTAAGAAATACGATCTCGCTTTTGCACGGACAAAGTTTTTATACTTATTGATCAAATAATCAAGCGCTTCACTATTGCCACTGTGAACTAATTCTACAATATGTTCATCCTCATACTGCTCATATATTCCCCTTGTCTTCCCTTTGAAGTTCGAAACCACACAGATCCCTCCGACCGTTATATAGAAATATTATACAGCACGATTTTTTTCAACGTCAACTACTCATCGTTGTCCACGTCTCCATTTTTCGAAAATTTCTGCAACTTCTTCACTAAGATGTATTTTAGACTTTGGCTTTTTTTGTTGTGTTACTTTGACCTTCTTCTCAATTCGCTGTTTAATTGCGGTCATTTCATTGTATAGTTCTCGTGCGGATTTCCTCAATGCGCCCTGTCCAAAAATCGTCCATTGTTCCATATAATCTGATGTTGCAACATGAACTTGCGTTTGAATATTATTAAGTTCTTTCACGAGCTTCTCTATACGTTCATCTGCAGTTTCATTCTCACGTGTGAATATGATCTCTACTTTGTGGTTTTTTAATTTCTTTTCAATGCCTTTAACGAGATGAGCATCAAAAACAATGATTACTCTATAGCCAGTATAAGCTTGATATTCAGCCATCTGATTGATTAAGTTATCACGAGCTGAGTTAAAATCTTTATCCCTTAAAGGCCTTAAGTTTGGCCATGCCCCTATAATGTTGTATCCATCAACAATCAGGATATCCATAAAGGCTAGTCCCCTAACGGGATTCGTTTACGGTAAACCTCATACATTAGTAAGCCAGCAGCAACCGATGCATTTAAAGATGTTACCTTCCCACGCATAGGAAGATTAATGAGAAAATCACATTTTTCTTTTATAAGTCTTCCGATCCCTTTTCCTTCACTACCAATGACAAGGCCTAAAGGCATATTTCCGTCAATGCTCCTGTAGTCATCTTGACCATTTGCATCTGTACCAATAATCCATATGCCATTTTCTTTGAGCTCTTCTATCGTGCGAGACAAATTTGTCACCTTGGCTACTGGAATATACTCTATCGCTCCGGTTGAAGCTTTAGCAACAGTTGCAGTTAATCCTACCGCTCTTCTCTTCGGAATAATAATGCCATGAGCACCAACTGCATCTGCAGTTCGCATGATAGAACCCAGGTTATGTGGATCCTCAATTTCATCCAGTAAGATAAAAAAGGGCATTTCTCCTTTTTCCTCTGCTTTACGATATAGATCATCTAGGCTTGCGTATTCGTATGCAGCCACTTGAGCAATAACACCTTGATGATTGCCATCGTTCATTTGATCTATCTTTTTCTTTGGGACAAATGAAATCGGTACTTGCTTATCCTTTGCAAGCTGAGCAACCTGTTGCATTTGCCCTCTTTGTGATCCTTCAGCAATCCAAATCTTATTAATTTCCCGCTTTGATTTTAACGCTTCTAACACAGGATTTTTGCCAATAATATATTCCTGATTCATCATTTACCTCCTTTCTTTTGTTTCTCAATAAATTGAAAAGATTCACTTACAAGCTCCTCAAACCTATCTTCATTTCCCATTAAATAATGATATCCTAATAAAGCTTCAAACGCTGTGCTATATCGATAAGTTTGTACATCTGTATTTTTTGGAATGGTACCTGATTTTGCATTACGCCCTCTCTTTACAATTGTTTGCTCTTCAATACTAAGCATATCATTTTGGAGAAAGAAGTGAATAACATTTGCTTGCGCTTTCGCTGACACATATGCTTTAGCAATATTGTGTAATTGATTAGGTCTAATATTACCTTTTAGTAATAGATGATGCCGCACATGACTTTCATATACAGCATCACCCATATATGCTAAAGCTAGACTGTTTAACTGTTTCACATCAATAATATTAGGTGAATGTAACATTTTCTTTACCCTCTTCTCCATCTTGTACCTTGAGCAGTGTCTTCAAGTATAATATTTCGCTCTTTTAACTCATCTCGAATTTGATCAGATAATGCAAAGTCCCTATTCTTTCTAGCATCTATTCTTTGTTGAATCAGTTCTTCTATTTCATCATCAAGTAGCTCATTATTTTCTAATGTGAGTCCAAGCACGTTAAAGGTTTCTTCAAAGAGCAATATAAATCGTTGAATAACTTGATTGGAAGTGTTTTTTTCCATTAAATAAAGATTTGCTGTCTTAGAAAGGTCAAATAATACTGTAATTGCATTCGCAGTATTAAAATCATCATCCATCTCTTCAATAAATTTCACTTTGTATTGACTAATATTTTGAATCCATTCATCATCATTTGTAGTTAAATTAGCACTGCTATTCATCCGATGTTTTAAATTCGTATAAGCTGTACGTAATCTCTCTAGGCTACTTTTAGCACTCTGAAGTAATTCAATATTATAATTTATTGGATTACGGTAATGTACAGATAGCATAAAAAAGCGCAACACTTGTGGGTCATGCTCTTTAATAATGTCATGAACCAAAACAAAGTTCCCTAATGATTTCGACATCTTTTCGTTATCTATATTGATATACCCATTATGCATCCAATAGTTAGCAAGCTTTTTTCCTGTTAAAGCTTCTGATTGTGCTATCTCATTCTCATGATGTGGGAAAATTAAGTCTTGCCCTCCTGCATGAATATCTATTGTATCTCCTAAATATTCCCGTACCATTGCAGAGCATTCGATATGCCAACCAGGTCTACCTAAGCCCCATGGGCTTTCCCAGGAAATCTCTCCTTCCTTTGCTGCTTTCCAAAGAACAAAATCTATTGAATCGTTTTTCTTCTCATCAACTTCAATTCGAGCACCTACTCGCAATTCGTCAATTGATTGATGAGATAATTTTCCGTACCCATCAAATTCGCGTGTTTTATAATAAACATCTCCACCTGATTCATAGGCATAACCTTTGTTAATCAATGCTTGAATAAAGTCAATAATAATGTCCATCGTTTCTGTGACTCGTGGATGAGCATCCGCTTTTTTGCACCCTAACGCGGAAACGTCTTCGAAATATGCTTGAATAAACCTCTCAGAGACAGTAGGTACGTCCTCACCTAACTCGTTAGCAGCTTTTATAATCTTGTCATCAACATCAGTAAAGTTGGAAATATATTTCACATCATACCCGCGATATTCAAAATATCTGCGAACTGTGTCATATATAATATCAGGTCGTGCATTTCCAATATGGATATAGTTATATACTGTTGGTCCACACTTATACATTGTAACCTTATTTTCCTCAATAGGAATGAATAATTCCTTTGCTCTAGTAAGTGTATTATAAATTTGAATTGGCATGTTCTGTTTTCCTCTCTTTCATTTCTGCTAGTTCATTTCGTAATTCATTCATTTCTAATTCAATTTCTCTTATACGATCAGCTATCGGGTCTGGTAAGTCTCGATGATTAAAGTCTTTTTTAACACGCACACCATTTTTTATAACTATCCTTCCAGGTATACCAACAGCTGTAGAATTGTCAGGAACGTCATGTAAGACAACAGAGCCTCCCCCAATCTTTGAATTCTCTCCAATAGTAATTGATCCTAGTACTTTTGCTCCTGCCGCGATAAGTGCATTATCCTTAATAGTCGGATGTCTCTTACCCTTTTCCTTACCAGTTCCTCCTAATGTAACACCTTGATAAATCGTAACATTATCTCCAATTTCACACGTCTCACCTATGACAACACCCATGCCATGATCAATAAATAAGCGCCTTCCGATTTGAGCACCAGGATGAATTTCAATTCCAGTAAAAAATCTGCTTATTTGTGATATGAGTCTAGCAAGAAAAAACAGTTTTCGCTTAAATAATCCGTGAGCTATCCTATGTGACCAAATAGCATGTAACCCAGAATAAGTAAGGATCACCTCAATATAGCTTCTTGCAGCTGGATCTTGCTCAAAAACCACCTCAATATCTTCTTTAAACATTTTAAACACGGTGTTCCCCTCCATTCTTATTATTTGTTCAAAAGACAAGAAAAGTGCAAGAGCCTCAATCATCCCTAACATAGGTTAAAACAAGACAATTAGCATGTATAGAATGCTATACTATCAAATGGTTTTACGTTGAAATGACTGTAAGGGCCATATTTTCCATAACTCATCAATAAAGGTGTTGAATTTCTAACAAAACTCTTTTCGTAAACTTTGTTGCTATTGTACCTATACTAAAAGATAAAGATATCATTTTACGTAAAAGTCATCGTTTTATAGAAGAAAGGATGCACCAAATTTTAGTAATATTCTTGTTTAGTTATTTACGAAAAACTATAAAAAAAAGAAAAGATACGATGAACACAAGTTGTATTCGTGTACATTTCTATATACGAAAAAACGCCTCTATGCCTATGCACAGAGACGTTTTCACGCGGTTCCACCCTGTTTAGGTAGCTCAAACATGTAAGCCAACCCCAACTCAACCCTTCTAACGGAAGAGAATCCGTCCTAAGCTAGTTAATCAAAGATTAGTTCACCTAGAATACTCAGAGGTGCATTTCAAAAAACGGAGATATGAACCACTTTCAGCCGATGATGGTTCTCTCTTAAATATCTTTATCCGCTCATTTACTTTTCCTCGTCAACGTAATTACGTATCATTCATTTTGTTAAAGCTTGTTTCCCAAAATATATATTATAATCTACATTTAAACGTCGATTGATATATCTTTACTATATTACAAAGTTCAAAAAAAGTTAACTAATTAGGCTTTTTATCCGCTCTTTAATTTTTTCCTTACCGAGTAACTCAATTGCCATTGGTAAGTCCGGGCCATGTGTTTGACCTGTTGTCGCAACACGAATCGGCATAAAGAGCTTTTTACCTTTGTTGCCTGTAGATTTTTGAACAGATTTCATTGCTGCTTTAATATGCTCTGCTTTAAATGATTCAAGCTGTTCAATCTCTGACAGAAACCCAGTAAGTACCTCATTAACTTGCTCTTCTGATAGAACTACTTTTGCTTCCTCATCATACTCAATATCTGTTTTAAAAAACAATTTTGTTAAGCCAATAATTTCTGCCCCGTAACTCATTTTTTCTTGATGTAATAAAATTAAATTTCGAACCCACTCTCTATTTTCTTCATCCACGTTTTCCTGTATGAGCCCAGCTTTAATTAAATGAGGTAAGGATAAGTTTACGATTTCATCGGCATTTAGATGTTTTATATACTGATTGTTCATCCATGTCAATTTTTGTTTATCAAATAGAGCAGGTGATTTTGATAAGCGCTTAGCATCAAAAATATCAATCAATTGTTCCTTTGTAAATACTTCATCTTCACCACCTGGTGACCAACCTAGAAGTGCAATAAAGTTAAATAAAGCCTCTGGCAAATAACCTAATTCTTCATACTGCTCGATAAATTGAATAATCGCTTCGTCGCGCTTACTAAGCTTTTTCCGGCTCTCATTTACAATTAAAGTCATATGGCCAAATGTAGGATACTCCCATCCAAAAGCTTCATAAATCATCATTTGCTTTGGTGTATTAGAAATATGATCATCACCACGTAAAACATGTGAAATTTTCATAAGATAATCATCAACTGCTACTGCAAAGTTATACGTTGGGGTACCATCCTTCTTAACAATGACATAATCACCAATATCTTGTGATTCAAAAGTCACTTCACCCTTTACCATGTCTTGAAAACGGTATGTCTTTTCTGATGGTACTCTAAAACGAATGCTAGGTTTTCGACCTTCGGCTTCTAAAGATTTGCGTTGCTCATCCGTTAAATGACGGCATTTCCCTGAATATTGAGGCATGCCTCCATTTAAAGATTGCTCTTCGCGCTCTTTTTCTAGTTCTTCCTCAGTACAATAACATTTATATGCTAAATCTTTCTCTAATAGTTCTTTATAATACTGCTGATAAATATCATTTCTTTCCGATTGACGATAAGGCCCATAATTCCCACCTACATCAACACTTTCATCCCAATTAATACCTAGCCAAGATAAATATTTTAATTGGCTTTCTTCTCCACCTACAATGTTACGCTTTTTATCCGTATCTTCAATTCGAATAATAAATTTGCCATCATTATTTCGAGCAAATAAATAATTAAACAATGCCGTACGCGCATTCCCTATGTGTAAATGTCCTGTTGGACTCGGCGCATAACGAACCCTTATATCTTTTACCATAATTGTTACCCCCATAATTGTACATAGCAAAGTATTATCGTTATTTTATCACCAAACATGATTGTATACAAAGCATGTCTATGTTGCTACATTTTTTTTAGTAAAATAACTACTTGGGCAGCTATTCCTTCTTCTCTTCCTGTAAACCCAAGCTTTTCAGTAGTTGTAGCTTTTACATTTACTTGGTCAATAGTAGCCTCTAGAAGTTCAGCAATTCTCCCTCTCATTTGGTCAATATATGGGGCCATTTTTGGTTGTTGAGCAATAATCGTACAATCCACATTACCCAATTCATAGCCTTCATTCTTTACTAGCTTCCACACGTGTTGAAGTAGTAGTGATGAATCAGCATTTTTATATTGCGGGTCTGTATCAGGAAAATGTTTGCCAATATCCCCTGCAGCAATGGCTCCTAAACTGGCATCTGCAATTGTATGTAATAATACATCCGCATCTGAATGTCCTAACAAACCTTTTACGTGGGGAATTTCAATTCCCCCTAATATTAGAGGTCTATCATCAACAAATTGATGAACATCAAAACCTTGCCCAATACGAATCATAACTCTTCACTCCCGTTACTTTATCTCTCTATGTTAACTCGCTTATAATTTAAACTACTCACCCAAAATTGCATGTGCAAATTTGATATCTTCTGGTGTAGTAATTTTGATATTTTGATAATCACCTTCGACGATAATTACTTGTTTATTTAGTCGTTCTACTAAACTGGCATCGTCGGTACCAATATATTTATCTTTAATAGCTTGCTCATGCGCTTCTTCCAATAATGATATACGAAAAGCTTGTGGCGTTTGCACTGCCCACAAGCTAGATCGTTCAAATGTTTCCTCCACTTTCAAATCCAGAACACGCTTCACAGTATCTTTAACAGGTACTGCAAGAACAGCCGCCCCGTCATTGTATGCCGTATTAACTAAAGAATGAATATGCTCGATTTTAATAAAAGGTCTAGCACCATCGTGAATGAGCACAATATCAACATTATGTACTGCTTTTAAGCCCAGATGTACACTATGTTGCCGCTCAGCTCCACCATACACGATTTTTTCTATTTTCGAAAAGTTGTTCTCTTCAACAATTTCCCTCATATATTTCTCATCTAGTGAATTAATAACTAGGACAATCCCTACACAATGGGGATCATTTTCAAAAACTTTTAAAGTACGTGCTATGATTGGCGTTGACTGTAATGACATAAACAGTTTATTCATACCTACATTCATTCTTTTCCCCTGTCCTGCTGCAGGAATGACTACCTTATATAACATCATGCTGCTCTCCTAACATTTGTATAGGCATGATAAGGGTTAAGGGACTTGTTCACTTCACCACTAACCTTATCATTTATAAACTTAGTATTATATCTTATAATGCTCTTTCTAACAACTTCGGCTTAGCAAAAATCATTCTCCCAGCAGAAGTCTGTAGTACACTCGTAACTAACACATCAAGATTTTTACCTATATAATCTCTTCCATCTTCAACAACAATCATCGTTCCGTCATCAAGATACGCAATGCCTTGATTTTGTTCTTTCCCATCTTTAATTACTTGGACATTCATCTCTTCTCCTGGAAGAACTACTGGCTTCACGGCATTTGCCAAATCATTAATATTTAACACAGCTACATTTTGTAATTCACAAACTTTGTTTAAGTTAAAATCATTTGTAACTACCACTCCGGAAGTAATTTTAGCTAGCTTTACGAGCTTGCTATCAACCTCCTGTATATCTTCAAAATCACCTTCATATATCTCAACGTTATTTGATAATTCCTTTTGTATGCGATTTAAAATATCAAGCCCTCTTCTACCCCTATTACGCTTTAACACATCCGCTGAATCCGCGATATGCTGAAGTTCTTCTAGGACAAATTGGGGTATGACGATCGTTCCTTCTAAAAAGCCTGTTTGACATATATCCGCTACACGACCATCGATAATAACACTTGTATCCAATATTTTTAATTTTTTATCATACAGCTCAAAATCTTCTTCATTGCCTTTTTTTGTTCCTTTACGGTTAGATATTGAAAATAAGTTAATAAGGTCGTCTCGCTTTTTAAAACCTATTTGAAAGCCCAAATAACCTAATAACAGAGTCAAAAATATAGGTATAATGGTATTGAATAATAAAAATTGGAATTTTTGTATTGGGATATTAATAAAAAAAGCAACAATAAGGCCAAAGATTAACCCTAGACTCCCAAAGACTACATCAGTTGCTGGAGCCTTGACAACAGTCTCCTCTAACCAACGTATCAAATTTACTATATAATCTACTAACCAAAATGTAACAAGAAAGAAAATAAGTGCACCTAATATGGCTAGCATGTAATGTTCTCTTAACAATGCAATGTTATCAATATTCATTAAAGGTAATACATATGGAATATAAAATATACCTAATATCCCACCGATAATGAGAAAAAATAATTGTACAATTCTTTTTAACATTCTTTCACCTCCTTCTATACATTATAAACAGTTTGCAATAATTGAAACGTACTATTACTATTATTTTTTCTATTTGTAACCGCGATGAAATATATTTGTAAAATAAAGACATCTTTCACTTAGCATATCATCCTTTATGCGATGATTGCAAATGACTACTATATTTGACGATCGATTAATAATTGCTGCTGTATTCTTTTAAGTCCTTCTTTAATTTTTCGTGCTCGAACTTCTCCAATCCCCTCTACTTCATCTAATTGTTCTACACTTGCTTTCACAATTTGATTCATATTTTTGAAGGTTTCTATTAAATTTTCTATAACAACTGATGGCAAACGTGGTATTTTATATAAGGCTCGATAACCTCGAGGTATCACACCTTTATCTATATTTGTATTTTGAGGATACCCAAGTAATTTTAAAAGTAGATAATCATCAAGAAGCTCCGAGCTCGAAAGCTTTTGTATTTTAAGTAACATTGCATCAATATCTTCCTTAGCTTCACATGCATAATCCTTAATAAGTAAAATTGCCTCCTCTTCAATATGGGCAACTAACTCGTTCATTTGTAGTCGTATTAACCTTCCTTCAGAACCTAACTCAGTGACATAGCTGATGATCTCATTTTTAATTCTTAACACCATTTCAATACGATGTAGAACTTGTAAAACTTCTGAAAAAGTTACTTGTTCTTCAAATTCCAATGCACCTAAATTGGTCATACTTTGATTCAAAACAGCGTGATATTTCTCAAGTGTTTGCATAGCTTGATTTGCTTTCGTCAAAATGACACCAATATCTTTTAATACATAGCGAAAGTCAGCTTTATATAACGTAATAACATTACGGCGTTGTGAGATAGCAATGACTAAGCTGCCAGTTTGTTTCGCAAATCTCTCTGCAGTACGGTGCCTCATTCCCGTTTCAGATACAACAATACAAGAATCCGGAACTAATTGTGCATTGGATATTAAGATTTTCGTCCCTAATTCATTTAAGATAATTGCACCATCCATTTTAGCTAATTCATATAAATATGATGGTGAGAACTGACAATTTATTTGAAACCCACCATCAACCAATTTTTTCATTTTATCGTTGTAGCCAACAACGATTAATCCACCGGTTTTTGCACGTAATACGTTATCTAACCCTTCCCGTATAGGGGTTCCAGGGGCAATTAGCTTTAATATGTCTGCTAATATTTGTTCGCTATGCACTCTCTCCATTAACTATCTACCCTCCCAATGCATGTTGTAAGGTCTCATTAACAGATGATACTCCAATTACCACAATTCCAGCTGGAACAGTCCATCCTCCTAAGTTTTTCTCAGGCAAAATAACCCTCTTAAAGCCAAGTTTCACAGCTTCCTGAACTCTCTGTTCAATTCTAGAAACGCGTCGTACTTCCCCAGTTAAGCCAACTTCTCCGATAACTACATCTGTAGGATTTGATAGTTGGTCTCGAAAGCTTGAAGCGATACTGACGGCTACAGCTAAATCAATTGCAGGTTCATCTAACTTGACTCCTCCAGCAACCTTTAAGTATGCATCTTGATTTTGCAGTAATAGCCCAACTCTTTTTTCTAGTACAGCCATAAGTAGTGATACTCTATTATGATCGATTCCAGTTGCCATTCTTCGTGGATTACCAAAACTTGTTGGTGAAATGAGTGCTTGTATTTCAACGAGAACGGGCCTTGTTCCTTCCATAGAGGCTACAACTGTAGATCCAGCTGCTCCTTTTGAACGCTCCTCAAGAAAAATTTCCGAAGGGTTTTGAACTTCAGTTAGACCTATTTCCTTCATTTCAAAAATTCCTATTTCATTTGTTGATCCAAAGCGGTTTTTTACTGCTCTTAATATCCTATACGTATGATGACGTTCACCTTCAAAATAAAGAACTGTATCCACCATATGTTCAAGTAACCGTGGTCCAGCAATTGAGCCTTCTTTCGTAACATGACCAACAATAAAAGTGGCGATGCCTTTCGTTTTTGCAATTTTCATTAGCTCAGCGGTACATTCTCTTACTTGTGAGACACTGCCAGGAGCTGATGTAACCTCAGGGTGAAAAATAGTTTGTATTGAATCAATAACAACAAATGATGGCTCCATCTCTTCAATTGCTTTTGATATATACTGTAAATCAGTTTCAGCTAACACGAATACATTCTCTCCGTGAACCTCTAGTCGATCTGCACGAAGCTTCGTTTGTTTTATCGATTCTTCTCCAGATATATATAATACTTTATGTTCAGAATGTGCTAATTTTGATGATACTTGCAATAACAATGTTGATTTTCCAATACCAGGATCTCCACCTATTAATACAAGCGATCCTTTAACAATACCTCCACCTAATACCCGATTAAATTCCACAAAATCTGTATACATTCTTGGTTCGTTCGTTGTTTCTATTTTGGTTATAGCTGTAGGTTTTGTACTAGTAGAAGTAGGTGCTACATAAAACGATCCCTTCCGAGCAGATTTAGTCTGTTCAATTTCTTCTACCATTGTATTCCATGCATTACACCCAGGACACTTTCCCATCCATTTTGCTGATTCATATCCACAAGTTTGACAACTAAACTTTGTTTTTCTTTTCGCCATTATGTTAAGCTCCTCTATTTAAAATACCTATGTGTATTATATTTTATGACAATATAAGTAGATCTAAAGAAGAAAAGGTATACGACTTTACATGCTGACGTATACCTCTTTTCTTACTTATCGTATTTTATAAGTGGTTTAATTCACCGATTTCTTCTACTAAGCGAATAGTAAACTCTTTCTCAACAACATCTAGCATTACTTTCTGACCTTTTGCAATCGTTCCTTTGAGCAATTCTTCAGAAAGCAAATCTTCAACATGCTTTTGAATCGCTCTGCGCAAAGGACGTGCTCCATACTCTAGGTCATTTCCCTCTTCTGCTAGCTTTTCCTTTGCTGCGTCTGTAATTTCCAGGGCAATTTCTTGCTCCACTAATCTTTTTGTTAATTGTTCTGTCATTAATGTCACGATTTCTTTAAGATGCTTTTTCTCTAATGAATGGAAAACAATAATTTCATCGATACGATTTAAAAACTCAGGACGAAATGCTTTTTTCAGCTCATCCATCACTTTCCCCTTCATATCTTTATAATTTTGGTTTTCATCCTGTACATTAAATCCAACAAATTTATTTCGTCTTAGCGCATCTGCACCAACATTTGATGTCATAATTAACACTGTGTTCCGAAAATCTACTGTACGGCCTTTTGAATCAGTTAATCTGCCGTCTTCTAGCACTTGAAGCAAAATATTAAAAACTTCAGGATGTGCTTTTTCAACTTCATCTAGAAGAATAACTGAGTATGGTTTACGACGAACTTTTTCTGTTAATTGTCCACCCTCATCATGACCGACATAACCTGGCGGTGACCCTACGAGCCTTGACGTCGAATGCTTCTCCATATACTCAGACATATCAATTCGGATCATT
This sequence is a window from Cytobacillus sp. IB215665. Protein-coding genes within it:
- a CDS encoding NYN domain-containing protein, whose product is MDILIVDGYNIIGAWPNLRPLRDKDFNSARDNLINQMAEYQAYTGYRVIIVFDAHLVKGIEKKLKNHKVEIIFTRENETADERIEKLVKELNNIQTQVHVATSDYMEQWTIFGQGALRKSARELYNEMTAIKQRIEKKVKVTQQKKPKSKIHLSEEVAEIFEKWRRGQR
- the rlmB gene encoding 23S rRNA (guanosine(2251)-2'-O)-methyltransferase RlmB, whose amino-acid sequence is MNQEYIIGKNPVLEALKSKREINKIWIAEGSQRGQMQQVAQLAKDKQVPISFVPKKKIDQMNDGNHQGVIAQVAAYEYASLDDLYRKAEEKGEMPFFILLDEIEDPHNLGSIMRTADAVGAHGIIIPKRRAVGLTATVAKASTGAIEYIPVAKVTNLSRTIEELKENGIWIIGTDANGQDDYRSIDGNMPLGLVIGSEGKGIGRLIKEKCDFLINLPMRGKVTSLNASVAAGLLMYEVYRKRIPLGD
- a CDS encoding Mini-ribonuclease 3, which gives rise to MLHSPNIIDVKQLNSLALAYMGDAVYESHVRHHLLLKGNIRPNQLHNIAKAYVSAKAQANVIHFFLQNDMLSIEEQTIVKRGRNAKSGTIPKNTDVQTYRYSTAFEALLGYHYLMGNEDRFEELVSESFQFIEKQKKGGK
- the cysS gene encoding cysteine--tRNA ligase, translating into MPIQIYNTLTRAKELFIPIEENKVTMYKCGPTVYNYIHIGNARPDIIYDTVRRYFEYRGYDVKYISNFTDVDDKIIKAANELGEDVPTVSERFIQAYFEDVSALGCKKADAHPRVTETMDIIIDFIQALINKGYAYESGGDVYYKTREFDGYGKLSHQSIDELRVGARIEVDEKKNDSIDFVLWKAAKEGEISWESPWGLGRPGWHIECSAMVREYLGDTIDIHAGGQDLIFPHHENEIAQSEALTGKKLANYWMHNGYINIDNEKMSKSLGNFVLVHDIIKEHDPQVLRFFMLSVHYRNPINYNIELLQSAKSSLERLRTAYTNLKHRMNSSANLTTNDDEWIQNISQYKVKFIEEMDDDFNTANAITVLFDLSKTANLYLMEKNTSNQVIQRFILLFEETFNVLGLTLENNELLDDEIEELIQQRIDARKNRDFALSDQIRDELKERNIILEDTAQGTRWRRG
- the epsC gene encoding serine O-acetyltransferase EpsC is translated as MFKMFKEDIEVVFEQDPAARSYIEVILTYSGLHAIWSHRIAHGLFKRKLFFLARLISQISRFFTGIEIHPGAQIGRRLFIDHGMGVVIGETCEIGDNVTIYQGVTLGGTGKEKGKRHPTIKDNALIAAGAKVLGSITIGENSKIGGGSVVLHDVPDNSTAVGIPGRIVIKNGVRVKKDFNHRDLPDPIADRIREIELEMNELRNELAEMKERKTEHANSNL
- the gltX gene encoding glutamate--tRNA ligase, with translation MVKDIRVRYAPSPTGHLHIGNARTALFNYLFARNNDGKFIIRIEDTDKKRNIVGGEESQLKYLSWLGINWDESVDVGGNYGPYRQSERNDIYQQYYKELLEKDLAYKCYCTEEELEKEREEQSLNGGMPQYSGKCRHLTDEQRKSLEAEGRKPSIRFRVPSEKTYRFQDMVKGEVTFESQDIGDYVIVKKDGTPTYNFAVAVDDYLMKISHVLRGDDHISNTPKQMMIYEAFGWEYPTFGHMTLIVNESRKKLSKRDEAIIQFIEQYEELGYLPEALFNFIALLGWSPGGEDEVFTKEQLIDIFDAKRLSKSPALFDKQKLTWMNNQYIKHLNADEIVNLSLPHLIKAGLIQENVDEENREWVRNLILLHQEKMSYGAEIIGLTKLFFKTDIEYDEEAKVVLSEEQVNEVLTGFLSEIEQLESFKAEHIKAAMKSVQKSTGNKGKKLFMPIRVATTGQTHGPDLPMAIELLGKEKIKERIKSLIS
- the ispF gene encoding 2-C-methyl-D-erythritol 2,4-cyclodiphosphate synthase; this translates as MIRIGQGFDVHQFVDDRPLILGGIEIPHVKGLLGHSDADVLLHTIADASLGAIAAGDIGKHFPDTDPQYKNADSSLLLQHVWKLVKNEGYELGNVDCTIIAQQPKMAPYIDQMRGRIAELLEATIDQVNVKATTTEKLGFTGREEGIAAQVVILLKKM
- the ispD gene encoding 2-C-methyl-D-erythritol 4-phosphate cytidylyltransferase; the encoded protein is MLYKVVIPAAGQGKRMNVGMNKLFMSLQSTPIIARTLKVFENDPHCVGIVLVINSLDEKYMREIVEENNFSKIEKIVYGGAERQHSVHLGLKAVHNVDIVLIHDGARPFIKIEHIHSLVNTAYNDGAAVLAVPVKDTVKRVLDLKVEETFERSSLWAVQTPQAFRISLLEEAHEQAIKDKYIGTDDASLVERLNKQVIIVEGDYQNIKITTPEDIKFAHAILGE
- a CDS encoding PIN/TRAM domain-containing protein translates to MLKRIVQLFFLIIGGILGIFYIPYVLPLMNIDNIALLREHYMLAILGALIFFLVTFWLVDYIVNLIRWLEETVVKAPATDVVFGSLGLIFGLIVAFFINIPIQKFQFLLFNTIIPIFLTLLLGYLGFQIGFKKRDDLINLFSISNRKGTKKGNEEDFELYDKKLKILDTSVIIDGRVADICQTGFLEGTIVIPQFVLEELQHIADSADVLKRNRGRRGLDILNRIQKELSNNVEIYEGDFEDIQEVDSKLVKLAKITSGVVVTNDFNLNKVCELQNVAVLNINDLANAVKPVVLPGEEMNVQVIKDGKEQNQGIAYLDDGTMIVVEDGRDYIGKNLDVLVTSVLQTSAGRMIFAKPKLLERAL
- the disA gene encoding DNA integrity scanning diadenylate cyclase DisA, whose protein sequence is MERVHSEQILADILKLIAPGTPIREGLDNVLRAKTGGLIVVGYNDKMKKLVDGGFQINCQFSPSYLYELAKMDGAIILNELGTKILISNAQLVPDSCIVVSETGMRHRTAERFAKQTGSLVIAISQRRNVITLYKADFRYVLKDIGVILTKANQAMQTLEKYHAVLNQSMTNLGALEFEEQVTFSEVLQVLHRIEMVLRIKNEIISYVTELGSEGRLIRLQMNELVAHIEEEAILLIKDYACEAKEDIDAMLLKIQKLSSSELLDDYLLLKLLGYPQNTNIDKGVIPRGYRALYKIPRLPSVVIENLIETFKNMNQIVKASVEQLDEVEGIGEVRARKIKEGLKRIQQQLLIDRQI